A single genomic interval of Eleutherodactylus coqui strain aEleCoq1 chromosome 3, aEleCoq1.hap1, whole genome shotgun sequence harbors:
- the LOC136619865 gene encoding jeltraxin-like, which produces MKTLSILFVLLSGCFALTGQNILLFPKESVTDHVILKPAVEQALKQLTVCLRSYSNLQRVHYLFSLATPGKDNTFLFGLQPPKLCKVFINQEEFTFEVDPEVLDWKQTCVAWDSETGLLQLWINGKRYPRRVSTSRSPIVPQMSVILGQDQDTFGGGFEASQCFVGEMSDVNMWDYILDTDTIYNSYLSVSGNIFSWTNGAKEIKGGVIALEN; this is translated from the exons atgAAAACCCTTTCCATCTTGTTTGTTCTTCTATCTGGATGTTTTGCACTGACAG GCCAAAATATCCTCCTTTTCCCTAAGGAATCAGTCACTGACCATGTGATTCTGAAGCCAGCTGTGGAACAAGCTTTAAAACAACTCACCGTATGTCTGCGCTCCTATAGCAACCTCCAACGAGTACATTATCTTTTTTCTTTGGCCACGCCTGGAAAAGACAACACTTTCCTTTTTGGTCTGCAGCCTCCAAAATTATGTAAGGTTTTCATAAATCAAGAAGAATTTACTTTTGAGGTGGATCCTGAGGTTCTAGACTGGAAACAGACTTGTGTTGCTTGGGACTCCGAGACCGGACTGCTCCAACTGTGGATCAATGGCAAGCGTTACCCTAGAAGAGTTAGTACAAGCAGATCCCCCATAGTACCTCAGATGAGTGTCATCCTTGGGCAGGACCAGGACACTTTTGGTGGTGGGTTTGAGGCAAGCCAGTGTTTTGTTGGTGAAATGTCTGATGTCAATATGTGGGATTACATTCTTGACACCGATACCATTTATAATAGTTATCTTTCTGTATCTGGAAATATCTTTAGCTGGACAAATGGAGCTAAGGAGATCAAAGGGGGCGTCATCGCCTTGGAAAATTAA